A portion of the Rhodanobacter sp. AS-Z3 genome contains these proteins:
- a CDS encoding hydrolase or metal-binding protein has product MLKGLAITPPVLGRISIGRVVERNGKRLPEKDDQFTLTSQVQGRDGWLLHPLDEKLRKEAEGHKLRAIPVRLLFNDPSLNLRADYSLFDRMTGRPLCVGNGETCRRTSKEGVTSLPCPGPGACSFADGACKAYARLNVVIGDGEDDALGSFVLRTTSYNTIRTLAARLEYLRAVSGGRLACLPLELKLRGKSTTMSYGTPIYYVDLVVRAGMTLAQAIAQAKELDEQRRVSGFDQAALDESARRGFANGAFEELEEDVPAVVEEFYSTASQPPTNTVEPKTDTLRNRLAEKVGQASTH; this is encoded by the coding sequence ATGTTGAAAGGTTTGGCTATTACCCCGCCCGTCTTGGGGCGGATTTCCATTGGCCGTGTAGTGGAGCGCAACGGCAAGCGCCTGCCAGAGAAGGACGACCAGTTCACCCTGACCAGCCAGGTACAGGGACGCGACGGCTGGCTGCTGCACCCGCTGGACGAGAAGCTGCGCAAGGAAGCGGAAGGCCACAAGCTGCGTGCCATCCCGGTGCGGCTGCTGTTCAACGACCCAAGCCTCAACCTGCGGGCGGACTACTCGCTATTCGATCGCATGACCGGTCGGCCGCTGTGCGTGGGCAACGGCGAAACGTGTCGACGCACAAGCAAGGAAGGTGTGACCAGCTTGCCCTGTCCGGGGCCGGGGGCTTGTTCGTTCGCCGATGGGGCCTGCAAGGCCTACGCGCGCCTCAACGTGGTGATCGGCGATGGCGAGGACGATGCGCTGGGCAGTTTCGTGCTCAGAACGACGTCCTACAACACCATCCGTACGCTGGCGGCACGGCTGGAGTATCTCCGTGCCGTATCGGGTGGACGGCTAGCCTGTCTGCCGCTGGAGCTGAAGCTGCGCGGCAAGTCCACCACGATGAGCTATGGCACGCCGATCTACTACGTGGATCTCGTGGTACGCGCCGGAATGACTTTGGCACAGGCCATCGCGCAGGCGAAGGAGCTGGACGAGCAACGGCGTGTCAGTGGGTTCGACCAGGCGGCGCTGGACGAGTCGGCACGCAGGGGCTTCGCCAACGGTGCGTTCGAGGAGCTGGAAGAAGACGTACCGGCCGTGGTGGAGGAGTTTTACTCGACAGCCAGCCAGCCGCCCACGAATACAGTTGAACCGAAGACCGACACGCTGCGCAATCGCCTGGCCGAGAAGGTCGGCCAGGCTTCCACTCACTAA
- a CDS encoding DUF932 domain-containing protein: MHLVETMAYAGEKPWHGLGNKLAPQQPIEVWKKNAGMDWQIEQSEVRYISGSNNVGVINAFPEQKVLYRSDTKAPLAVVSKRFHVVQPGEILEFYRDLTACNGFELETAGVLREGRKFWALAKTGQSTTLKGRDRVDGYLLLATACDGTLATTAQFTSVRVVCNNTLQIALGNASSAIKVPHRSQFDADAVKRQLGITVSSWDGFVVHMKALVDLPVDPDSVEGLLRRVLTYAAPDGKPPVVNEQALATVRSLYEGGGRGALMASSRGTAWGLLNSVTEFVDHHRRARSDDHRRDAAWFGQGAQIKQHAWDEAMKLVA, translated from the coding sequence ATGCACTTGGTTGAAACCATGGCCTATGCCGGCGAGAAGCCGTGGCATGGGCTGGGCAACAAGCTCGCCCCGCAGCAGCCTATCGAGGTCTGGAAGAAGAACGCGGGCATGGACTGGCAGATCGAACAGTCTGAAGTCCGTTACATCTCCGGCAGCAACAACGTCGGCGTCATCAACGCTTTCCCGGAACAGAAGGTGCTGTACCGCTCCGATACCAAGGCCCCGTTGGCGGTGGTATCCAAGCGCTTTCACGTGGTGCAGCCGGGCGAGATCCTGGAGTTCTATCGTGACCTGACCGCCTGCAACGGTTTCGAGCTGGAAACGGCAGGCGTGCTGCGCGAAGGCCGCAAGTTCTGGGCGCTGGCGAAGACGGGCCAGAGCACGACGCTCAAAGGCCGCGACCGGGTAGATGGCTACCTGCTGTTGGCCACAGCCTGCGACGGGACACTGGCCACCACGGCGCAGTTCACCTCGGTTCGCGTCGTCTGCAACAACACGCTGCAAATCGCGTTGGGGAACGCCAGCAGCGCGATCAAGGTGCCGCACCGCAGCCAGTTCGACGCGGACGCGGTCAAGCGCCAGCTGGGGATCACCGTGTCGTCTTGGGATGGCTTCGTGGTCCACATGAAGGCGTTGGTCGATCTCCCAGTCGATCCCGACTCGGTGGAAGGTCTGCTGCGCCGGGTGCTCACCTACGCGGCACCGGACGGCAAACCCCCAGTGGTCAACGAACAGGCACTTGCCACGGTTCGCTCGCTGTACGAAGGCGGCGGTCGCGGCGCGCTGATGGCGTCCAGTCGGGGTACGGCGTGGGGCCTGCTCAACAGCGTGACCGAGTTCGTCGATCACCACCGCCGGGCGCGCAGCGACGATCACCGTCGTGATGCGGCCTGGTTCGGCCAAGGGGCGCAGATCAAGCAGCATGCCTGGGACGAAGCGATGAAGCTGGTGGCCTGA
- a CDS encoding MobA/MobL family protein has product MASFHHQLKSGGKGKGAQQSDYIAGEGRHSSREDVIETGYGNMPNWVENDPWWFWKEADTYERKNGSVYHEHEITLPCELTLDQQIELASRHIADIAGIKPFQYAIHEKLSSLEGIVNTHLHLMVSDRMPDGIERSLEQMFRRYNPKYPERGGCRKDSGGMNRMELRDSVLGLKKQTAMVQNDALARYGHEARVDHRSLKEQGVNRQPERHLGPARVRKMPVEAKHEYVAARYARKNRSG; this is encoded by the coding sequence ATGGCCAGTTTTCATCATCAACTAAAATCAGGTGGGAAGGGAAAGGGAGCGCAACAGTCGGACTACATCGCCGGTGAGGGGCGACACAGTAGCCGTGAAGATGTCATCGAGACCGGGTACGGAAACATGCCGAACTGGGTGGAGAACGATCCGTGGTGGTTCTGGAAGGAGGCAGACACCTACGAGCGCAAGAATGGCTCGGTCTATCATGAACACGAGATCACGCTTCCCTGCGAGTTGACCTTGGATCAACAGATCGAGTTGGCATCGAGACACATCGCTGACATTGCCGGTATCAAGCCGTTTCAGTACGCCATCCACGAAAAGCTCTCCTCTCTGGAAGGCATCGTCAATACTCATCTCCATCTCATGGTCTCTGATCGCATGCCGGATGGCATCGAACGTTCACTTGAACAGATGTTCCGGCGATACAACCCGAAGTATCCGGAACGGGGCGGTTGCCGGAAGGACAGCGGCGGCATGAACCGGATGGAGTTGCGAGATTCGGTGCTTGGACTGAAGAAGCAAACAGCGATGGTCCAGAACGACGCTCTGGCTCGCTACGGGCACGAAGCACGTGTGGATCATCGATCCTTGAAGGAGCAAGGCGTGAATCGACAGCCTGAGCGTCATCTCGGGCCTGCGAGAGTTCGCAAAATGCCCGTTGAGGCTAAGCATGAATACGTTGCCGCTCGGTATGCGAGGAAGAATCGTTCGGGCTAG
- a CDS encoding lambda-exonuclease family protein yields the protein MKKRSALRLIDTRTLDRGQWLEVRQGGIGSSDAATAVGFNPYKSPLELWAEKTGRVVAHAESPGMEDPRYWGTLLEPFVATAYQEKTGRKVRRVNAVLQHPTFNFMLANIDREVVGSPDVQILECKTAGEFGARLWKDGVPEYVQLQVQHQLAVTGQQAADVAVLLCGQQLEIHRIERDDEVIARLIVLETKFWESVQHDIEPSSDGSESSARALRQLYPGNDTSLDFTDDEALCQTFASLSALKTELDEKEQVAEQLKQAIQQAMGDASKALFAHGEVTYKRSKDGTSVDTKRLAADHPALAAQYTVPRAGSRRFVLSLSPDATEGVSPC from the coding sequence ATGAAAAAGCGATCTGCCTTGCGATTGATCGATACACGCACACTCGACCGGGGCCAATGGCTGGAAGTACGTCAAGGCGGTATCGGCAGCTCCGATGCCGCCACCGCGGTCGGCTTCAATCCTTACAAGAGCCCGCTGGAGCTGTGGGCGGAGAAAACCGGGCGCGTTGTCGCCCATGCGGAGAGTCCCGGCATGGAGGATCCGCGCTACTGGGGCACGCTGCTCGAACCTTTCGTGGCTACCGCCTACCAAGAGAAGACCGGGCGCAAGGTCAGGCGCGTCAACGCCGTGCTCCAGCACCCTACCTTCAACTTCATGCTGGCCAACATCGACCGGGAGGTCGTGGGCTCTCCGGACGTGCAGATTCTGGAGTGCAAGACGGCCGGTGAGTTCGGCGCGCGGCTATGGAAGGACGGGGTGCCGGAATACGTCCAGCTGCAGGTGCAGCACCAACTGGCTGTGACGGGCCAGCAAGCAGCGGACGTGGCTGTGCTGTTGTGCGGGCAGCAGTTGGAGATCCATCGAATCGAGCGGGACGACGAGGTCATCGCCCGTTTGATCGTGCTGGAGACGAAGTTCTGGGAGAGCGTGCAGCACGACATCGAACCATCTTCCGATGGCAGCGAGTCATCCGCGCGGGCGCTACGCCAGCTCTATCCCGGCAACGACACGTCACTCGACTTCACGGACGACGAAGCCCTGTGCCAGACCTTCGCATCGCTGTCGGCGCTGAAGACCGAGCTGGACGAGAAAGAACAGGTGGCCGAGCAGCTCAAGCAAGCCATCCAGCAGGCGATGGGGGACGCCAGCAAGGCGCTGTTTGCTCACGGCGAGGTGACCTACAAGCGATCAAAGGATGGCACCAGCGTCGACACCAAACGGCTGGCAGCCGACCACCCCGCCCTGGCTGCGCAGTACACCGTACCCCGCGCCGGTTCACGGCGGTTTGTGCTGTCTCTCTCACCCGATGCCACTGAAGGAGTTTCCCCATGTTGA